One region of Gymnogyps californianus isolate 813 chromosome 28, ASM1813914v2, whole genome shotgun sequence genomic DNA includes:
- the PLEKHH3 gene encoding LOW QUALITY PROTEIN: pleckstrin homology domain-containing family H member 3 (The sequence of the model RefSeq protein was modified relative to this genomic sequence to represent the inferred CDS: deleted 1 base in 1 codon) — protein MPFPGGLWWLLCCRQGFTLLRRDYGEADREADGEAEEEEASFELRAQGDQGSLEVSLSQPTRSSSGSERSLLVAEEMRSLIVEKGPGPVEDDPDALVKGWLQREVRGGVKTPWIRPRKYWFVLTPDSLDYYSSNEKGARRLGSLVLTSLCSVLWPDKQTYKETGYWSVTVFGRKHCYRLYTEHLNEAVHWVCAVQKVIDSKVPVQTPTQLLMRDIEEHCGSPEVLEQIYRCNPILRYTSSPLYAPLLPFPYGSLDQSAPSPRSYTTLRDEAVKLFNSLQQLESERDPVPLMQGVLQTCLDLPPLVDEIYCQLVKQTTEPPAPGGQGDLHYWQLLTCMSCTFLPSPPVLRFLRFHLDRTESRFPASEMAKYACFIREALGKTKGRECVPSLEEILVLMRRQEMICTVHCPGAPACSVAISSHTTAEEVARELVSRLGLSQSPNLFALYEQSRRREQPVGSATLLADVLTRFENLAGEEREQDPPCRLCFKHYGFLDTDNVPRDSLEFALLFEQAHEMVLRGYVPTSEETLQTLAALRLQSLNSDFSTHAPFPRLEELFPPHVLHARLPAPRRRPPTKCRGARLRAGLLAGGLWGQALAKQRAERDQRLRGRLREEGASTMAAIVEKWKLLQGMGRPEAMAAYVALVREWPGFGSTLFDVDLRTSPVGAGPQRLWLGIGAKAVSLYKPGEPEPLDSFCYGRISSFGASDSSTFRLSVEDRDMLFETSQVDEIAQLLNTYLTSAGTRQPPRPQEPATSPPALDPTALPQGLCPAAGSWQHRPSVGSFHS, from the exons GTCCCTGCTTGTCGCGGAGGAGATGCGCAGCCTCATTGTGGAGAAGGGCCCAGGGCCAGTGGAGGATGACCCCGACGCTCTTGTGAAAG GCTGGCTGCAGCGGGAGGTGCGGGGCGGCGTGAAGACCCCCTGGATCCGGCCTCGGAAGTACTGGTTCGTG CTGACGCCCGACTCCCTGGACTACTACAGCAGCAACGAGAAGGGGGCCCGGCGGCTGGGTTCCCTCGTGCTCACCAGCCTCTGCTCCGTGCTCTGGCCAGACAAGCAGACCTACAAGGAGACGG GCTACTGGAGTGTGACGGTGTTTGGCAGGAAGCATTGCTACCGCCTGTACACGGAGCACCTGAACGAGGCCGTGCACTGGGTGTGCGCGGTGCAGAAGGTCATCGACAGCAAAGTGCCTGTccagacacccacccagctgctcatgCGCGACATCGAG GAGCACTGCGGCAGCCCCGAGGTCCTGGAGCAGATCTACCGCTGCAACCCAATCCTGCGCTACACCAGCAGCCCCCTCTACGCTCCCTTGCTGCCCTTCCCCTACGGCAGCCTGGACCAAAGCG cccccagcccccgcAGCTACACCACGCTGCGCGACGAGGCCGTGAAGCTCTTCAACtcgctgcagcagctggagtcGGAGCGGGACCCGGTGCCGCTGATGCAGGGCGTCCTGCAGACCTGCCTGGACCTGCCGCCGCTGGTGGATGAGATCTACTGCCAGCTGGTGAAGCAGACGACGGAGCCGCCGGCGCCGGGCGGGCAGGGCGACCTGCACTACTGGCAGCTGCTCACCTGCATGAGCTGCACCTTCCTGCCCTCCCCGCCCGTCCTGCGCTTCCTGCGCTTCCACCTGGACAG GACGGAGAGCCGGTTCCCCGCCTCGGAGATGGCCAAGTACGCCTGCTTCATCCGGGAGGCGCTGGGGAAGACGAAGGGGCGGGAGTGCGTGCCCTCGCTGGAGGAGATCCTGGTGCTGATGCGGCGGCAGGAGATGATCTGTACCGTGCACTGCCCGGGGGCGCCCGCCTGCAGCGTGGCCATCAGCTCCCACACCACGGCCGAGGAG GTGGCCCGGGAGCTGGTGTCACGCCTGGGGCTGTCCCAGAGCCCCAACCTCTTTGCGCTCTACGAGCAGTCCCGGCGGCGGGAGCAGCCCGTGGGCAGCGCCACGCTACTGGCCGACGTCCTCACCAGGTTTGAAAA CCTGGCCGGGGAGGAGCGGGAGCAGGACCCGCCGTGCCGGCTCTGCTTCAAGCACTACGGCTTCCTGGACACGGACAATGTCCCGCGTGACAGCCTGGAGTTTGCCCTCCTCTTCGAGCAG GCGCACGAGATGGTGCTGCGGGGCTACGTGCCCACGTCAGAGGAGACGCTGCAGACGCTGGCGGCGCTGCGCCTGCAGAGCCTCAACAGCGACTTCTCCACCCACGCCCCCTTCCCACGCCTGGAGGAGCTCTTTCCGCCCCACGTGCTGCATGCCCGCCTgccggccccccgccgccggccccccACCAAGTGCCGAGGGGCCCGGCTGCGTGCGGGGCTACTGGCCGGCGGGCTCTGGGGCCAGGCGCTGGCCAAGCAGCGGGCGGAGCGGGACCAGCGCCTGCGGGGCCGCCTGCGGGAGGAGGGGGCCAGCACCATGGCCGCCATCGTGGAGAAGTGGAAGCTGCTGCAGGGCATGGGCCGGCCCGAGGCCATGGCCGCCTACGTGGCGCTGGTGCGGGAGTGGCCTGGCTTCGGCTCCACGCTCTTCGACGTCGACCTGCGCACG AGCCCAGTGGGGGCCGGGCCCCAGCGGCTGTGGCTGGGCATCGGGGCCAAGGCCGTCTCGCTCTACAAGCCGGGGGAGCCCGAGCCCTTGGACAGCTTCTGCTACGGCCGCATCTCCTCCTTTGGCGCCTCCGACAGCAGCACCTTCCGCCTCTCCGTGGAGGACCGGGACATGCTCTTCGAGACCTCCCAG gTGGATGAGATTGCTCAGCTCCTCAACACGTACCTCACCTCTGCGGGCACCCGGCAGCCGCCCCGGCCCCAGGAGCCGGCCACCAGCCCCCCTGCCTTGGACCCCACCGCACTGCCCCAGGGGCTCTGCCCTGCGGCTGGGTCCTGGCAGCACCGGCCGTCGGTGGGCTCCTTCCACAGCTAG